In the genome of Candidatus Stygibacter australis, one region contains:
- a CDS encoding ABC transporter permease: protein MRLLIIAYKNIARKKIRSLLTIGGVAMAVAVLVSLLGFNAGYRRALNNDVDKMGYQVLVTAKGCPYEAATLMLKGGGGLRYMDADVYDRIVTDERIDKITPQLATVKSIEGGGFAMYMGIEASYTELKPWAKFKEGSWFSSPEALEVIIGYEAAELEQRGVGDKIFIPDTREILTVKGIFERSGTQDDGVIFLPLKTAQKIFNLPDQLTGIGIKLKDLSQLSAFEEDLYDEGSIQVISLAQVKGTILNLISSAQILITSVAIIAIFVAIVGVINTILMSVFERTQEIGVMKAIGAGNKQIFQLIWYETIIICTMGGILGSVFALAGGSGVEFFVKKFLPFAPEGDLIFISPKLIIFSLLGAIALGLFSGIYPALRAALMKPIEAIRSGE, encoded by the coding sequence ATGAGACTCCTGATCATAGCTTATAAGAATATTGCCCGAAAGAAGATACGCTCCCTGCTCACTATCGGTGGAGTTGCCATGGCTGTTGCTGTCCTGGTAAGCCTGCTGGGCTTTAATGCCGGCTACCGCAGAGCGCTTAATAATGACGTTGATAAGATGGGTTATCAGGTGCTGGTAACTGCCAAAGGCTGTCCCTATGAAGCAGCCACTCTCATGCTCAAAGGTGGTGGCGGACTGCGTTATATGGATGCAGACGTCTATGACAGAATTGTCACCGATGAGCGAATAGATAAGATAACTCCCCAGCTTGCCACAGTGAAAAGCATAGAAGGTGGCGGGTTTGCCATGTATATGGGAATAGAAGCTTCCTACACAGAGCTCAAGCCCTGGGCAAAATTCAAGGAAGGCTCCTGGTTCTCCTCTCCCGAAGCTCTGGAAGTGATAATTGGTTATGAAGCTGCTGAACTGGAACAGCGCGGTGTGGGAGATAAGATATTTATCCCGGACACCAGGGAAATACTCACCGTTAAGGGTATCTTTGAAAGATCAGGTACCCAGGATGACGGAGTAATATTCCTGCCTCTCAAAACTGCCCAGAAGATATTCAATCTGCCAGATCAACTCACCGGAATCGGCATCAAGCTCAAAGACCTTTCTCAACTGAGTGCCTTTGAAGAAGACCTCTATGATGAAGGCAGCATTCAGGTGATTAGCCTTGCCCAGGTGAAAGGTACTATCCTCAATCTTATCTCTTCTGCTCAGATCCTGATAACTTCAGTTGCCATCATTGCTATTTTCGTAGCTATCGTCGGCGTGATAAACACCATTCTTATGAGCGTGTTTGAAAGAACTCAGGAGATCGGAGTCATGAAGGCTATTGGTGCCGGAAATAAGCAGATATTCCAGCTTATATGGTATGAAACTATCATTATCTGCACCATGGGCGGTATACTGGGAAGCGTATTCGCCTTAGCGGGGGGCAGCGGAGTAGAGTTCTTTGTAAAAAAATTCCTCCCCTTTGCTCCTGAAGGTGACCTTATCTTTATTTCTCCCAAATTGATAATCTTCTCTCTGCTGGGTGCTATTGCCCTAGGTTTATTCTCCGGCATATATCCTGCCCTCAGAGCAGCACTGATGAAACCTATCGAAGCTATCAGAAGTGGAGAATAA
- a CDS encoding ATP-binding cassette domain-containing protein, translated as MQPIVEAKSLEKIYKTPAEDVHALKGLDFSLQEGDFTALMGHSGAGKTTLLNLIGCLDKSTKGQLFLDGKQLELLKDRELTKF; from the coding sequence ATGCAGCCCATAGTAGAAGCAAAGAGTCTGGAGAAGATCTATAAGACCCCGGCAGAGGATGTTCATGCCCTCAAGGGTCTGGATTTCAGCCTTCAGGAAGGTGATTTCACTGCCCTGATGGGGCATTCCGGGGCTGGTAAAACCACCCTCCTTAACCTGATCGGCTGCCTGGATAAATCTACCAAAGGCCAGCTCTTTCTTGATGGAAAACAACTGGAATTGCTCAAAGACAGGGAACTCACTAAATTCA